One Kangiella geojedonensis DNA segment encodes these proteins:
- a CDS encoding DUF4124 domain-containing protein, whose translation MITRCLAGSRTLLLLALSLVALQSPAKIYKWVDKDGNTHYSDKPPKDKRIKAKPQNLDNMNIIQMPRPVKTKALSNSQCQLAIDNFNKSFANHKNAIEKELAQGSIDDMQFAAKLTELESLKKQVTLKNCHKADPKLNTLLHCMAKNPNTQVCS comes from the coding sequence ATGATCACAAGATGTCTCGCAGGAAGCCGCACATTATTGCTTCTGGCTTTAAGCCTTGTTGCACTGCAAAGCCCTGCAAAAATCTATAAATGGGTCGATAAGGATGGTAATACTCATTACTCCGATAAGCCACCTAAAGATAAGCGAATTAAGGCAAAACCACAAAATTTGGATAATATGAATATCATTCAAATGCCTCGCCCGGTTAAAACTAAGGCTCTTAGTAACAGTCAGTGCCAGTTAGCGATAGATAACTTTAACAAGAGTTTTGCAAACCATAAAAACGCTATAGAAAAAGAACTAGCGCAAGGAAGTATTGATGATATGCAATTTGCCGCAAAGCTTACCGAGCTAGAGAGCCTTAAAAAGCAAGTCACTCTAAAAAACTGCCACAAAGCTGATCCAAAGCTCAACACCCTGTTACACTGTATGGCTAAGAACCCTAACACTCAGGTTTGTAGCTAA
- a CDS encoding TIGR04211 family SH3 domain-containing protein: MLRILTLWAIFFTSVVSVNLVNAADEASSNSPKNTTNFYVSDDIGVVLRSGPTNRYRVTGKIAAGTPITILQSDTANDSSEVRVANGDTGWIQTDYITDQPTVRAKYQQLLQENIQLKQQVDELAQDIADKGNIIQLNNNLQQQVSELQNEADTLRQQNALQKDRFHKDVFYAGALVLLFGMFLSWVLSRFSRKKRQSSGWR, from the coding sequence ATGTTACGTATCCTGACTTTATGGGCAATATTCTTCACTTCTGTGGTATCAGTTAATCTGGTTAATGCCGCCGATGAAGCTTCCTCAAACAGCCCTAAAAATACAACAAATTTTTATGTCTCTGATGATATTGGTGTTGTGCTTAGAAGCGGCCCAACCAATCGTTACCGTGTCACTGGTAAGATTGCCGCTGGAACGCCCATAACCATCTTGCAAAGCGATACTGCTAACGACAGTAGCGAAGTTCGTGTTGCTAACGGTGATACCGGTTGGATCCAAACCGACTATATTACCGATCAGCCAACCGTTCGCGCCAAATACCAACAGTTGTTACAAGAAAATATCCAATTAAAACAACAGGTTGATGAGTTAGCACAAGATATCGCTGATAAAGGCAACATTATTCAACTCAATAACAACCTGCAGCAACAAGTCTCTGAGTTACAGAACGAAGCAGACACATTGCGTCAACAAAATGCCTTGCAGAAAGATCGTTTTCATAAAGATGTATTCTATGCTGGCGCCTTGGTATTGTTATTTGGTATGTTCCTGAGCTGGGTACTATCTAGATTTAGTAGAAAGAAACGTCAAAGCTCCGGTTGGCGTTAA
- a CDS encoding general secretion pathway protein GspB has translation MSYILDALKKNKASDEQSEIPDLSSEHAYHEFEEEKSLTRWIWPIVVMLLVLIIGILGFMLLNPSAKEISERWTQKTSNHTPIEEARPLSSDSNLGGKRQVERNQNDTQIVNKPLEVSEPIVQKVQRRTANKSTGTSQRSKTVSKQSEQTSVTKADLPSLVYTTHIYATQPKDRFVMLNGRAYGEGDTISQGLVVKEILENDLVVIYRGREFILPNLEDVNVN, from the coding sequence ATGTCATACATTCTTGATGCCCTAAAGAAAAACAAAGCAAGCGACGAGCAGAGTGAGATACCTGATTTATCAAGCGAACATGCGTATCATGAGTTTGAAGAAGAGAAGAGTCTTACCCGGTGGATTTGGCCAATAGTCGTGATGCTATTGGTTTTGATTATTGGCATACTAGGCTTTATGTTGTTGAATCCATCTGCAAAGGAAATTTCAGAGCGCTGGACACAAAAAACGTCTAATCACACTCCGATAGAAGAAGCACGTCCACTTTCTTCTGACTCTAATTTAGGTGGAAAGAGGCAGGTGGAGAGAAATCAAAACGATACACAAATTGTCAATAAGCCGCTTGAGGTCTCAGAACCCATTGTACAGAAAGTTCAGCGTCGTACTGCAAACAAAAGTACTGGCACTAGCCAGCGTTCAAAGACGGTATCAAAGCAGAGCGAACAGACATCAGTGACGAAAGCTGACTTACCATCTCTAGTTTACACCACGCATATCTATGCCACTCAACCGAAAGACCGGTTCGTGATGCTTAATGGCCGAGCTTACGGTGAAGGTGATACGATTTCTCAAGGTTTGGTGGTAAAGGAAATTCTTGAGAATGATTTAGTGGTCATCTATAGAGGTCGGGAGTTTATATTACCCAACCTTGAAGATGTGAATGTTAACTAA
- a CDS encoding inorganic phosphate transporter — translation MIWIAVAFGFLMAFGIGANDVANAMGTSVGAKALTLKQAIIVAAIFEFAGAYLAGGEVTKTIRKGMIDSSYFNGQPELLVFGMMAALLAAGIWLLIASKLGWPVSTTHSIVGAIVGFAAVGVTTQAVNWGKVGSIVGSWVVTPVLAGVIAFLIVLSVQKLILNTENPFQKAKRYVPVYMFLAGFVIALVTIMKGLKHVFKDKSIELSTLDIYLIAAGVGIIIAGVGAMFISRIKVDKKENKEYQFASVEKVFAVLMIVTACGMAFAHGSNDVANAIGPLAAIVSVIQSGGEIGAKASVDPRILLVGAIGIVIGLIVLGSRVMATIGQKITHLTPSRGFAAELAAASTVIIASGAGLPISTTQTLVGAVLGVGMARGIAALNLGVVRNIFVSWVVTLPAGAILSVIFFYIFKAIFS, via the coding sequence ATGATTTGGATTGCCGTAGCATTCGGCTTCCTCATGGCATTCGGTATCGGTGCCAACGATGTGGCCAACGCGATGGGTACTTCGGTTGGCGCTAAAGCACTGACTCTCAAGCAAGCGATTATTGTTGCGGCAATTTTTGAATTTGCGGGCGCTTATCTTGCCGGTGGCGAGGTAACGAAAACCATCCGTAAAGGCATGATCGACTCCAGCTACTTTAATGGTCAGCCTGAATTATTGGTATTCGGTATGATGGCCGCTTTATTGGCCGCGGGTATATGGCTATTAATAGCTTCTAAGCTAGGTTGGCCAGTCTCAACGACCCACTCTATTGTTGGTGCCATCGTTGGTTTCGCTGCCGTTGGTGTGACTACGCAAGCGGTCAACTGGGGCAAAGTAGGCTCAATCGTAGGGAGCTGGGTAGTGACTCCGGTGTTAGCTGGTGTGATTGCGTTCCTCATCGTACTCAGTGTACAAAAGCTGATTCTAAACACCGAAAATCCTTTCCAAAAAGCTAAACGTTATGTGCCTGTTTACATGTTCCTGGCAGGCTTTGTCATTGCTTTAGTTACCATCATGAAAGGCTTGAAGCACGTCTTTAAAGACAAAAGCATTGAGCTAAGCACCTTAGACATCTATTTAATCGCAGCAGGCGTGGGTATCATTATTGCTGGTGTTGGTGCTATGTTTATTAGCCGTATTAAAGTCGATAAGAAAGAAAACAAAGAATACCAGTTCGCTAGCGTTGAGAAAGTGTTCGCGGTATTAATGATTGTTACCGCTTGTGGTATGGCATTTGCACACGGTTCTAACGATGTCGCCAATGCGATTGGCCCACTAGCGGCAATTGTGAGCGTTATTCAGAGTGGTGGTGAAATCGGTGCTAAAGCAAGCGTTGACCCAAGAATCTTGTTGGTTGGTGCGATTGGTATCGTTATTGGCTTGATTGTATTAGGTAGCCGTGTGATGGCGACTATTGGTCAAAAAATCACACACTTAACCCCTAGCCGAGGCTTCGCCGCGGAATTAGCAGCTGCTTCAACCGTTATTATCGCCAGTGGTGCAGGCCTACCTATCTCGACTACGCAAACCCTAGTGGGTGCGGTTCTTGGTGTTGGCATGGCACGCGGTATCGCAGCATTGAACTTAGGCGTTGTGAGAAATATCTTTGTTTCTTGGGTAGTTACCTTACCTGCCGGTGCCATTTTATCGGTTATCTTCTTCTATATTTTCAAGGCGATTTTCTCTTAA
- the rsmF gene encoding 16S rRNA (cytosine(1407)-C(5))-methyltransferase RsmF yields the protein MAQISPDFIQHIQKQLPANIQLEELLEACQRPLRKSLRANLLSSTPEILQAELESLGYTLTPIPWCDEGFWIDETEKAPPDNLGNWLPHLQGQCYIQEASSMLPVKALLHDFSYSESSTFLDMAAAPGSKTTQLAAQLNNQGLIVANELSSSRLKGLHHNLQRCGVKNTALSHADGRLFGDKTPQFFEAILLDAPCGGEGTVRKDEQALANWDIASVQSISELQKELICSAYRALKPGGRLVYSTCTLSKEENQDVCDYLLQTYGEDISVKTLAGLFEGADKAVTQEGYLHVYPNTYDCEGFFVACFEKSTKVEVTKTTLSDSQHKKFTALPQKTFEQLKSYCGNFGWDISPLRDKLKNKSNRGRNEEVWYINEDMEALDQQFKLNRFGIKLFELNKHGPKLQHQAVVSFGQDFTQQIVPLSSEQARDYYQGKDIFLEHSHKPPQHKEVIVTYQGAPLGLAKHLGNKLKNNLPRDLVRDKAF from the coding sequence ATGGCTCAAATTTCACCAGACTTTATTCAACACATACAAAAGCAGCTTCCAGCGAATATTCAACTTGAAGAGCTTCTAGAAGCCTGCCAACGTCCTTTGCGCAAAAGTCTGAGAGCTAACTTACTCAGCTCTACCCCAGAAATACTCCAAGCAGAACTCGAAAGTCTGGGTTATACACTCACCCCCATTCCATGGTGCGACGAAGGCTTCTGGATTGATGAGACGGAAAAGGCTCCACCAGACAATCTCGGTAACTGGCTGCCTCACTTGCAAGGGCAATGCTATATTCAAGAAGCCAGCTCAATGCTTCCTGTTAAAGCGTTGTTACATGACTTTAGCTATTCCGAAAGCTCCACGTTCCTTGATATGGCAGCAGCACCGGGCTCGAAAACCACGCAGCTTGCAGCCCAACTCAACAACCAAGGACTCATAGTCGCCAACGAATTATCCTCTTCTCGGCTAAAAGGCTTACACCACAATCTTCAACGATGTGGCGTTAAAAATACCGCTTTAAGCCACGCTGATGGGCGCCTGTTTGGAGACAAAACGCCACAGTTCTTCGAAGCCATATTGCTTGACGCACCCTGTGGCGGTGAAGGTACGGTTCGCAAAGATGAACAAGCGCTTGCCAACTGGGATATTGCATCTGTTCAATCAATCTCTGAGCTACAAAAAGAATTAATTTGCAGCGCTTACCGAGCGCTCAAGCCTGGCGGTCGACTAGTGTATTCCACTTGTACCCTCTCCAAAGAAGAAAACCAAGACGTTTGTGACTATTTACTCCAAACCTATGGCGAAGATATTTCAGTTAAGACACTTGCCGGTTTATTTGAGGGCGCAGACAAAGCCGTCACTCAAGAAGGATACCTTCACGTATATCCAAACACCTATGACTGCGAAGGGTTCTTCGTCGCATGCTTTGAAAAATCCACAAAGGTGGAAGTTACTAAAACAACACTGAGTGATAGCCAACATAAAAAATTTACGGCCCTGCCGCAAAAAACTTTTGAGCAATTGAAATCATACTGCGGTAATTTTGGCTGGGATATATCGCCCCTTAGAGATAAGTTAAAGAACAAATCCAATCGCGGAAGAAATGAAGAGGTGTGGTATATCAATGAAGACATGGAAGCGCTCGATCAGCAGTTTAAGCTGAACCGCTTTGGTATCAAGCTCTTTGAGCTGAATAAACATGGTCCCAAATTACAGCACCAAGCGGTGGTAAGCTTCGGTCAAGATTTTACGCAACAGATAGTTCCGCTTAGCTCAGAGCAGGCTCGCGACTACTATCAGGGAAAAGATATCTTTCTAGAGCACTCTCATAAACCACCACAGCACAAAGAAGTGATTGTTACTTATCAAGGTGCCCCTTTAGGGTTAGCTAAACACCTTGGCAATAAGTTAAAAAATAATTTACCGAGAGATCTCGTTAGGGATAAGGCGTTTTAA
- a CDS encoding TIGR00153 family protein: MANSILDMFASSPIRPMQDHMGKVHECAKQLIPFFKATLAKDWQEAEKLKDSIRQLENDADDLKHDLRMHLPKGLFLPVARTDLLSLLSKQDKIANIARDISGVVFARKMEFPENVHADLLGLIQRSIDASKQAFKAINELDELLATGFRGREATLVEELIEQLDLIENDTDDLQRALLFKIFEQEDELPPVAVMFMYKVIRYIGDLADSAQSVGSRLEMTIAR, from the coding sequence ATGGCCAACTCAATACTCGATATGTTTGCGTCATCACCGATTCGCCCAATGCAGGATCATATGGGCAAGGTACATGAATGTGCCAAGCAACTGATCCCATTTTTCAAGGCGACTCTAGCGAAAGATTGGCAGGAAGCGGAAAAACTTAAGGATAGTATTCGCCAACTTGAAAACGATGCCGACGATCTAAAGCACGATCTTCGCATGCACCTTCCTAAAGGGCTTTTCTTACCAGTCGCACGTACAGACCTTCTTTCTCTTCTGAGTAAACAAGACAAAATCGCTAATATCGCACGAGATATTTCAGGTGTCGTGTTTGCACGCAAGATGGAATTCCCTGAAAACGTTCATGCTGACTTACTTGGCTTGATCCAGCGCTCTATTGATGCCTCGAAACAAGCTTTTAAGGCGATTAATGAACTGGATGAACTTTTAGCCACAGGCTTCAGAGGCCGTGAAGCTACCTTAGTTGAAGAACTCATTGAGCAGTTGGACTTAATCGAGAACGACACTGACGATCTGCAGAGAGCACTATTGTTTAAGATTTTCGAACAGGAAGACGAGCTTCCTCCTGTTGCGGTCATGTTCATGTATAAAGTCATTCGTTATATTGGCGACCTTGCTGACAGCGCTCAAAGCGTCGGCTCACGCCTCGAAATGACTATTGCGCGTTAA
- the putA gene encoding bifunctional proline dehydrogenase/L-glutamate gamma-semialdehyde dehydrogenase PutA: MLRASHIFSDNYKHLSLDEWQGLVTQNYAVDESDYLNELLALATPDKDTIEKVTRQASDLVTAIRKDQRNKDGVEAFLQQYSLSTKEGIILMCLAEALLRIPDARVANNLIRDKLTSADWEKHTGQSDSYLVNASTWGLMLTGKIVDTDKDGDGKPDNMIRGLIAKFGEPVIRQAMNQAMRIMGRQFVLGRSIKEALKRGSKSVQKGYTHSFDMLGEAAYTMPDAKRYFDAYSNAIDEIGAVKTQSGVKAPSISIKLSALHPRYEEGQRDRVLTEMVDTVKKLVDQARQLDVAVTIDAEEADRLEISLDVFEAVYDSAVCDGWEGFGMVVQAYSKRALPVLGWLNALSKKHGRRIPIRLVKGAYWDQEVKWSQQGGYSSYPVFTRKSATDVSYLACAKYLLKAENTFYPQFATHNAQTVFSILDMAGGNRNFEFQRLHGMGESLYDLVLKQYPDISCRIYAPVGNHKDLLPYLVRRLLENGANTSFVHQLVDENTAISELVEHPCETLKSFETLHNDRIPLPPHLYEDFGEMRINSSGTNLHIHSEIEPFMNQVKHFLDNQWHAKPIIDGQEFTSNEEQVICPYDHSHTVGTVHKATEEQALKALSVAHENFIAWDVTPVQQRSALLDKVADALEAHKHELIALCSRDGGKSIQDGIDEVREAIDFCRYYAYNARNQFGHEIHLPGPTGESNDLYLQGRGVFACISPWNFPLAIFIGQVAAALVAGNTVIAKPADQTTLVAYRAVQIMHEAGIPTSVLQFVPIRGSVLGNVILSDNRIAGVAFTGSTTTAHTINRTLATRDGMLSPLIAETGGQNAMIVDSSALPEQVVEDVIHSAFTSAGQRCSALRVLYLQEDIADKIIEVLSGAMQELRLGNPTDLSTDVGPVIDMAAREELQSHIDELKAAGKFIAETPMPEGLEGHGSFLSPVAFEIDHINDLDQEWFGPIVHIVRYKAKDLDSVIDQINDYGFGLTLGVHSRNEATAMYIDKRARVGNVYINRNMIGATVGVQPFGGQGLSGTGPKAGGPFYLYRFATEHTRTNNTAAIGGNATLLSLGDEDVTPEFLQKDS; this comes from the coding sequence ATGTTACGAGCTAGTCATATATTTTCAGATAATTATAAGCACCTGTCACTGGATGAATGGCAGGGGTTGGTCACCCAAAATTATGCAGTCGACGAATCAGATTATCTGAATGAACTGCTGGCGCTAGCCACACCTGATAAGGACACCATCGAAAAGGTCACTCGCCAAGCCAGTGATCTTGTTACAGCTATTCGAAAAGATCAGCGCAATAAAGATGGCGTCGAAGCTTTTCTACAGCAATACAGCCTAAGCACTAAAGAAGGTATTATCCTGATGTGTTTAGCGGAAGCCCTCCTGCGTATCCCCGATGCGCGCGTGGCGAATAACCTTATTCGCGACAAACTGACTTCTGCTGACTGGGAAAAACATACCGGCCAAAGCGACTCGTATTTAGTTAATGCGTCGACTTGGGGATTAATGCTAACAGGTAAAATCGTTGATACCGACAAAGACGGTGATGGTAAACCTGACAACATGATTCGTGGCTTAATTGCCAAATTTGGCGAGCCCGTTATTCGTCAGGCGATGAATCAGGCTATGCGGATCATGGGACGCCAGTTCGTATTAGGTCGTAGCATTAAAGAAGCTCTAAAACGTGGCTCGAAGAGTGTACAAAAAGGATATACCCATTCTTTTGATATGCTTGGTGAAGCCGCTTATACCATGCCTGATGCTAAGCGTTATTTCGACGCTTACAGCAACGCTATTGATGAAATTGGCGCAGTCAAAACACAAAGTGGCGTAAAAGCTCCAAGCATTTCGATCAAGCTTTCAGCATTGCACCCTCGTTATGAAGAAGGTCAGCGCGATCGCGTCTTAACGGAAATGGTTGACACGGTAAAGAAGCTGGTTGATCAAGCTCGTCAGCTAGACGTCGCCGTTACTATTGATGCTGAAGAAGCCGATCGACTAGAAATCTCTCTAGACGTATTTGAAGCCGTTTACGATTCTGCCGTCTGTGATGGATGGGAAGGCTTCGGTATGGTCGTACAAGCTTATTCGAAACGTGCCCTGCCGGTTTTAGGTTGGTTGAATGCCCTATCTAAAAAGCATGGTCGTCGTATTCCCATACGCTTAGTGAAAGGTGCCTACTGGGATCAGGAAGTGAAGTGGTCTCAACAAGGCGGTTACTCAAGCTACCCAGTGTTTACTCGTAAGAGTGCAACTGACGTTTCGTACCTAGCCTGCGCTAAGTACCTTTTAAAAGCAGAAAATACCTTCTACCCACAGTTTGCTACACATAACGCACAAACCGTATTCAGTATTCTGGATATGGCTGGGGGTAATCGCAACTTCGAATTCCAGCGCCTACACGGTATGGGCGAATCGCTTTATGATCTTGTCCTAAAGCAGTATCCTGATATTAGTTGCCGAATTTATGCTCCAGTGGGCAACCATAAAGATTTATTGCCATACCTCGTCAGACGCCTGCTGGAAAATGGAGCCAATACCTCTTTTGTTCACCAGTTGGTTGATGAAAATACCGCTATTTCTGAGTTAGTAGAACATCCGTGTGAGACGCTCAAAAGTTTCGAAACCTTGCACAATGATCGAATCCCGCTACCACCACACTTGTACGAAGACTTTGGTGAAATGCGTATAAATTCAAGCGGTACCAATTTACATATTCATAGTGAGATAGAGCCTTTTATGAACCAGGTCAAACATTTCTTAGATAACCAATGGCATGCAAAGCCAATCATTGACGGTCAAGAGTTTACCAGCAACGAAGAGCAAGTAATTTGTCCTTACGACCACAGCCACACAGTCGGTACGGTTCATAAGGCTACTGAAGAACAGGCTCTTAAGGCTCTGAGCGTCGCTCACGAAAACTTTATTGCTTGGGACGTTACACCGGTCCAACAGCGCTCAGCTTTGCTGGATAAGGTCGCTGACGCTTTAGAAGCTCATAAGCACGAATTAATTGCCTTGTGTAGTCGTGATGGTGGTAAAAGCATTCAAGACGGTATCGATGAAGTTCGTGAAGCCATCGACTTCTGTCGTTATTATGCTTACAACGCGCGTAACCAGTTTGGCCACGAAATTCATCTACCTGGCCCGACGGGTGAGAGCAATGACCTTTACTTACAAGGTCGTGGTGTATTCGCTTGTATCAGTCCGTGGAACTTCCCACTGGCTATCTTCATTGGTCAGGTTGCAGCAGCTTTAGTTGCCGGTAACACGGTTATCGCTAAGCCAGCCGATCAAACGACGTTGGTGGCGTACCGCGCGGTGCAAATCATGCACGAAGCAGGTATCCCAACCAGCGTTCTTCAGTTTGTTCCAATTCGTGGCTCAGTTCTAGGTAACGTCATTTTGTCAGACAACCGAATCGCAGGTGTTGCTTTCACTGGTTCAACAACCACCGCACACACCATCAACCGTACTTTGGCAACGCGTGACGGCATGCTATCCCCACTGATTGCTGAAACTGGCGGCCAGAACGCTATGATCGTGGACAGCTCAGCACTACCTGAGCAAGTGGTTGAAGATGTTATCCACTCAGCCTTCACTAGTGCGGGACAACGCTGTTCTGCGCTTCGAGTCTTATATTTACAAGAAGACATCGCTGACAAAATCATCGAAGTACTTTCTGGTGCGATGCAAGAACTGCGCCTAGGTAACCCTACGGATTTATCGACAGACGTGGGCCCAGTGATCGACATGGCTGCTCGCGAAGAGTTGCAGAGCCACATTGATGAGCTTAAAGCTGCAGGCAAGTTTATTGCTGAAACGCCAATGCCAGAAGGTCTTGAAGGTCACGGTAGTTTCTTGTCACCAGTAGCCTTTGAAATTGACCATATTAATGACTTGGATCAAGAGTGGTTTGGACCTATCGTCCATATCGTCCGCTACAAAGCAAAAGATTTGGATAGCGTCATCGACCAAATTAACGACTATGGTTTCGGTCTAACCTTGGGCGTACACTCTCGTAACGAAGCGACAGCCATGTATATTGATAAGCGAGCACGTGTTGGTAACGTATACATCAATCGTAACATGATTGGTGCAACCGTTGGTGTTCAACCATTTGGTGGTCAAGGCTTATCAGGTACTGGCCCTAAAGCAGGTGGTCCATTCTACTTGTATCGCTTTGCAACCGAACACACTCGCACTAATAACACAGCGGCAATCGGTGGTAACGCGACCTTGTTATCGCTTGGAGATGAAGACGTTACTCCTGAGTTCTTACAAAAAGACTCATAG
- a CDS encoding ExeA family protein, whose translation MYNDFFGFKSSPFTIAPDPRFLFMSERHRDALAHLLYGIGSGGGFVMLTGEVGTGKTTVCRCLLEQLSSDVRLAYILNPKLNAVELMATMCDELGIGYQAGEKSLKAFTDLLRDYLLDNHEKGLNTVLMIDEAQNLSVEVMEQIRLLTNLETNDKKLLQIILIGQPELQELLAKKELRQLAQRITARYHLKPLNLNETASYIDHRLRIAGLQRPLFKSAAVKKIHQASGGIPRLINVISDRSLLGAFVEKKNAVTEPIVRRAIPEVLGHNHSAVRQNTKGSRLIWFGAITVLLVAVTTYLVMTQYPQQLKEQEVVETTEEPTGNSEQTANRPAEQRLITTNNPEKSNDQVAQELWGDQGWDRSGLTSSRNLFALWGVSYYPYQSSSPCDFAQDYNLSCDTGVADWDYIQQLNRPLNLKFSTKESGVFWGTLKSMEDDSLVLQFGDNEVRMSRKKLNPLWQGEYQLFWKMPDGFVEHTKLGDSGSVVRWLTDAIYDIDQVDITPADRFTKKVEDWLMLFQMENGLVADGILGKHSVILINNNVVTNIPKLLQQRSTNSSSSKYQGDY comes from the coding sequence ATGTATAACGATTTTTTTGGATTCAAAAGTTCACCATTTACCATTGCACCTGATCCTCGCTTTCTATTCATGAGTGAGCGTCACCGTGATGCTTTGGCCCATTTGCTTTACGGCATAGGCTCTGGTGGTGGCTTCGTTATGCTGACTGGAGAGGTTGGAACTGGCAAAACTACGGTCTGTCGCTGTTTGTTGGAGCAGCTGTCCAGTGACGTTAGACTGGCATACATTCTAAATCCGAAGCTGAACGCTGTTGAGTTGATGGCGACCATGTGTGATGAGCTGGGTATTGGCTATCAAGCTGGTGAAAAAAGCTTAAAAGCATTTACTGATTTATTGCGGGATTACTTACTCGATAATCATGAAAAAGGTCTCAATACTGTATTGATGATCGACGAGGCTCAAAATTTGAGCGTTGAAGTGATGGAGCAAATTCGTTTACTGACCAACTTAGAAACCAATGATAAGAAATTGCTGCAGATTATTCTTATTGGACAGCCAGAGTTACAAGAGTTGCTAGCTAAGAAAGAGCTGCGTCAATTAGCACAAAGAATCACCGCACGTTATCACCTCAAACCACTCAATCTGAATGAAACCGCTTCTTATATTGATCACAGGTTACGGATCGCTGGACTGCAACGACCGCTTTTTAAGTCTGCTGCGGTGAAAAAAATACACCAAGCTAGTGGTGGCATACCAAGACTGATCAATGTAATTTCTGACCGTTCTCTACTCGGTGCTTTTGTCGAAAAGAAAAATGCTGTGACAGAGCCTATCGTTAGAAGAGCTATTCCAGAAGTATTAGGTCATAACCACTCAGCAGTTCGTCAGAACACTAAAGGTTCGAGGTTGATTTGGTTTGGCGCCATTACAGTATTGCTAGTAGCAGTTACAACCTATCTTGTTATGACACAGTATCCCCAGCAACTTAAAGAGCAGGAGGTTGTTGAAACTACAGAAGAGCCTACAGGAAATAGTGAACAAACTGCTAACAGGCCTGCTGAGCAAAGGTTGATAACAACTAATAATCCTGAGAAAAGTAATGATCAAGTTGCCCAAGAGTTATGGGGTGATCAAGGTTGGGATCGAAGTGGTTTAACATCTTCGCGGAATTTGTTTGCTTTATGGGGAGTTAGTTATTACCCCTATCAGTCATCCAGCCCTTGTGACTTTGCTCAAGATTATAACCTTAGCTGTGATACTGGTGTGGCTGATTGGGACTATATCCAGCAGTTAAACAGACCATTAAACTTGAAGTTCTCAACTAAAGAGTCAGGCGTTTTCTGGGGGACTTTGAAATCGATGGAAGATGATAGTCTAGTGCTTCAGTTTGGGGACAATGAAGTCCGCATGTCTCGAAAAAAACTGAACCCTTTGTGGCAGGGTGAATACCAGCTTTTTTGGAAAATGCCGGATGGTTTTGTGGAACACACTAAGCTTGGAGATAGTGGTTCAGTGGTCCGTTGGTTAACCGATGCAATTTATGATATTGATCAAGTTGACATCACTCCAGCTGATCGTTTTACTAAAAAAGTTGAAGACTGGTTGATGTTATTTCAAATGGAAAATGGGTTGGTGGCTGATGGCATACTAGGAAAGCATTCGGTTATATTGATTAATAATAACGTTGTGACTAATATTCCAAAACTTCTGCAACAGCGATCAACAAACTCCTCTTCGTCGAAATACCAGGGAGATTATTAA